A single region of the Chitinivibrionia bacterium genome encodes:
- the glgC gene encoding glucose-1-phosphate adenylyltransferase produces METYRKASGYANVLAMIMAGGEGSRLYPLTRDRAKPAVIFGGKYRIIDFVLNNFVNSGIFKIKVLTQFKADSLIKHLTNGWRLSNILGHYIDPVPAQMRTGKNWYQGTADAIYQNMNLIYDEKPDFVAVFGADHIYKMDISRMLAFHRDNGAVATVAAIPKPISEASQFGVIQVDPNGRMIGFEEKPDNPKPMPGNPKMALCSMGNYIFNTGFLTRKLEEDAADENSSHDFGKNIIPSIYNEYPVYVYDFHKNVIPGESPEQCMYWEDVGTLEAYYRANMTLKDVIPEINLYNESWPIRTGSEKAAPAKFVFGSDTSGKDKRVGTAIDSIVSSGCIISGGEVINSVLSRSVRVHSFAKVEDSILHPNVDVGENCHIKRAIIDKDVCIPPNTKIGFDLEDDKKKYFVSDDGIVVVTNPSNQKSQRQV; encoded by the coding sequence ATGGAAACTTACAGAAAAGCGTCTGGTTATGCGAACGTATTGGCTATGATTATGGCGGGCGGCGAGGGTTCTCGGCTTTATCCGCTTACTCGCGACAGAGCCAAACCGGCGGTGATTTTTGGCGGGAAATATCGAATTATCGACTTTGTTTTGAACAATTTCGTGAATTCGGGTATATTCAAAATTAAAGTACTCACCCAATTTAAAGCCGATTCGCTTATTAAACATTTGACTAACGGTTGGCGTTTGTCAAACATTCTTGGTCATTATATCGACCCTGTTCCCGCGCAGATGAGAACGGGAAAGAATTGGTATCAGGGAACTGCAGACGCGATTTATCAGAATATGAACTTGATTTATGACGAAAAACCCGATTTTGTCGCGGTTTTCGGCGCAGATCATATTTACAAAATGGATATTTCGAGAATGCTTGCGTTCCACAGAGACAACGGAGCGGTTGCGACTGTCGCGGCAATTCCCAAGCCGATAAGCGAAGCAAGTCAATTCGGCGTAATTCAGGTTGACCCTAACGGAAGAATGATAGGATTTGAAGAAAAACCCGATAATCCCAAACCAATGCCGGGTAATCCCAAAATGGCTCTTTGCTCAATGGGTAATTACATTTTTAACACAGGATTTTTAACAAGAAAATTAGAGGAAGACGCGGCTGACGAAAACTCTTCGCACGATTTCGGCAAAAACATTATTCCGTCTATTTACAACGAATACCCTGTTTATGTTTACGATTTCCACAAAAACGTAATCCCCGGAGAATCGCCCGAGCAATGTATGTATTGGGAAGACGTAGGAACACTGGAAGCGTATTATCGTGCAAATATGACATTGAAAGACGTTATCCCCGAAATCAATTTGTATAACGAATCGTGGCCTATCAGAACAGGAAGCGAAAAAGCCGCGCCTGCAAAATTTGTATTCGGTAGCGATACTTCAGGAAAAGACAAAAGAGTCGGAACAGCAATTGACTCGATTGTTTCGAGCGGTTGTATAATTTCGGGCGGCGAAGTGATTAACTCGGTTTTATCGCGAAGCGTGCGCGTTCACAGCTTTGCAAAAGTCGAAGATTCCATACTGCACCCGAACGTTGACGTAGGCGAAAACTGTCATATAAAAAGAGCGATTATTGACAAAGACGTTTGTATTCCGCCGAACACAAAAATCGGCTTCGACTTGGAAGATGACAAAAAGAAATATTTTGTTTCGGATGACGGAATTGTCGTTGTGACAAACCCGAGTAATCAGAAAAGTCAGCGGCAGGTTTAA
- the efp gene encoding elongation factor P yields the protein MATIKAGDISRGMVLLYEGQPCRVIDFSHTKTGRGSNNISAMLKNIINGRKVEHRFRTDEKVDTAFVETKQFEYLYEDGDGYVFMDSENFEQITLKEDEAGDAMGYLLPNNTCQIMLYDNKPIGVQPPTTVQLKITETEPGIKGATISGSVTKPATLETGLVIQVPMFIEADETVIVNTTNGEYSGRIEK from the coding sequence ATGGCTACAATTAAAGCAGGAGATATTTCAAGAGGAATGGTTCTTCTTTACGAAGGGCAACCGTGTAGAGTTATTGATTTCTCACACACAAAAACAGGACGCGGTTCAAACAACATTTCTGCAATGCTAAAAAATATTATTAACGGACGAAAAGTCGAACACCGTTTCAGAACGGACGAAAAAGTTGATACCGCTTTTGTCGAAACAAAGCAGTTTGAGTATCTTTACGAAGACGGCGACGGCTATGTGTTTATGGACAGCGAAAATTTCGAGCAAATTACACTTAAGGAAGATGAAGCCGGCGACGCAATGGGATATTTGCTTCCAAACAACACTTGTCAGATTATGCTTTACGACAACAAACCAATCGGTGTTCAACCACCCACAACCGTTCAATTAAAAATTACGGAAACCGAACCGGGAATTAAAGGTGCAACCATTTCGGGAAGTGTTACAAAACCTGCAACACTTGAGACGGGCTTGGTAATCCAAGTTCCTATGTTCATTGAAGCGGACGAAACTGTTATCGTAAACACAACAAACGGCGAATATTCGGGAAGAATTGAAAAATAA